A genomic window from Flintibacter sp. KGMB00164 includes:
- a CDS encoding TRAP transporter small permease: MNPGNKLKNVLCNLDTIVASIVLAILIILTFAGVPFRYILGAPFTWLEEVQLACMVWIVFAAAGAAFRAGNQVAIEMIVDLMPKKMQKAVTVFISVVVLAVVGYLFYQSLGYINVFLKSGRATPMLKIPYALIYGIAPVSYVLMVISYFYALIKGVKSEAKEALDL, from the coding sequence ATGAATCCAGGTAACAAGCTGAAGAACGTGCTTTGCAACTTGGATACCATTGTCGCGTCTATCGTGCTTGCAATTTTGATTATACTCACCTTTGCAGGCGTTCCCTTCCGTTATATTCTGGGCGCCCCCTTTACCTGGCTGGAGGAAGTCCAGCTGGCCTGCATGGTCTGGATCGTGTTTGCCGCAGCCGGCGCTGCCTTCCGGGCGGGCAATCAGGTGGCCATTGAGATGATTGTAGACCTGATGCCCAAAAAGATGCAGAAGGCGGTCACTGTGTTCATCTCTGTGGTGGTACTGGCTGTGGTAGGCTATCTGTTCTACCAGAGTCTGGGCTATATCAACGTGTTTCTGAAGAGCGGCCGTGCCACCCCCATGCTGAAGATCCCCTATGCGCTTATCTATGGCATTGCCCCGGTGTCCTATGTGCTGATGGTAATCAGCTACTTCTATGCCTTGATCAAGGGCGTAAAATCTGAGGCAAAGGAGGCCCTTGACCTATGA